Genomic segment of Bacteroidales bacterium:
AAATATAGGATTTTGAGGTTCCGACTTTATCAGCAAGTTCAGCTTGCGTCAAACCTTTTTCGCGACGTGCCTGGAGGATTAAAAAACCGATTTTAAAGTTTTCATATCCTGCTTCGAGCTCGTCACGCTTTTTTGTTCCACGTTTACCGTAGTGCTTTTCTTTAAATTCGTCAAGTGTTGTGATATTACTCTTTTTCATTTTCATATTCTCGTTTGATTTTTAGTGCTTTGTCAATTTCCGCTTTCGGTATTTTTGAGTTTTAACCACGGTGCAAAGATACACAATGTTGTCCGAAAGTGCAACATTTTATGGAAAAAATAATTCAGTAATTGGTGGTCAGCAGTCAGCGGTCGGCGATTT
This window contains:
- a CDS encoding helix-turn-helix transcriptional regulator, with the protein product MKKSNITTLDEFKEKHYGKRGTKKRDELEAGYENFKIGFLILQARREKGLTQAELADKVGTSKSYISKIENNIKEVRFSTLKKIVELGLGGHLELSIKL